The genomic interval AGACTCCTATAAGGGTGTTTCCTAAAACAAATAGAACAAATGAGTTTTTTAAAATAGCGTAAAATGAAAGCATTCCCGCAAGCACGCCGATGATTGTCCCAATAAGAAATGCTTTTCTCTGGCCCATCTTTTTAATAATAAGAGAAGCGAGAATCATCATAAGAACGGTTCCAACTGAAATCATAGCAATGGGCAGCGTAGCCAGACTTTTCTCTGGCGCAATCTCTAAACCGACAAGACCAGATAAAGCCATAACCAATATAGAGCCCGTCTGAAAAAGAGCTTGGGCAGATGAAAACAATAAAACTGTACTCCATCTTTTTTTTATTTTATTCCTCATACTTTTTTTTAAAATTAAATGACAGTTCCGCAAAAAGCGATTCCCCGCGATCATTGTTGTACCAGTTTTGCAGAGCAGCCTTTCCAGTTTCAAAACTGGCATTCTCAGCTTTCATCTTTTCCATAGGTTGGGATATATCTGGCGAAATTGTAGAAAAAACGGTTGGTGCCGATGGTTTTGAAGTAGGCGAAGCGGTTTTTGCACTTTCACCAAATGCCCGTGGCTATGCCGAATATGTAGCGGTGAAAGTCGATTTTTTAGCTAAAAATATTAGGAGAAAGCAAAAATAAGCAAAACGGTTAAGACCGTTCATATACAGTGGTTTATAAAACGTGAGGCAAAATTTGGAAGTAGGTGTCCGACAAGTTTTGGACTTAAAATGACAAGGTTAGGTTACTAAATCGTTCAGGCAAATCGGTTTCTTACACCAATGCCGCCCCAACAGAGTTTATCGAAAAACTAAAGCAGTTTGGCGTTCCCGAATTTGCCATTTTACTAACCGCCGGTTTTGCCGAAGATCAGAAAAACCACCAGTTTGAAGAGGTAACAAACGATCTGGAAAACCTTTTGGGAAGAAAACCTTTGGCATTGAAAGAAGCATTAAAAGAAATCTATGAGTTGTAACAGCCCATACGACCTCATTAATGGTAAAATCTTACACCACCACACTCAGAATTTGCCGGGTGTGGTGGTGTATTTTAGACTGTTTTTTTTGTTAGTTTTGCATATATAATTCATCTGACAGATTGATTAAGAATATCCAATATTTCTTCCCAGGTCAGATGCACATAAAAACGATGCAAGATTTTGAGTACATAAAAATTGTTCCTGACAAACGGCTCTCCGGTTTTGTGGAGAGTTTCCTGCTATGCGCCAATCATACCGATGAAGATAAAGAAGTCATTATTTTTCCCGATGGAAGAGTGGACATTATGTTTAGCTGTACAGATCAGGAACCATTGGTAGCCGAATTATTTAATCTGGATAAAAAAGCAAGGCGGTATATTTTCAAAAAGCAAACAAAGCTTTTTATGGTATGTCTTACCTTGCTCGGTGCCGAATACCGGCTCGGATACAACGGGACAGATTTTGGAAAAGATGAGATTCGGCTTCCCGCAGGTTTTTGGGATATTTCTAAAGAAGACCTTACAAGCTTAGATAGCTTTGCAGAAAAGGTTTCGGAAAAACTTTTGGAAATATTCCCGAAAAAGATGGATGAAAGAAAGCAACAGCTTTTTGAGCTTATCTATTCGTCAGGTGGTAAGGCGTTATCAAGTACCCTCCTTACAGCAAGAAAAAACTCAAATGGCTAAAATCGCTTTTGGAACGAATTTTTTAATGACACAACCAAAGAACACTCCGTAAAAAATCAATTTAATTTTGACGATGGACATTACAAACCTTCCCGAAGATCTATGGGAACATAACGAAACTCATACTTCGGATTTGCAAATTTTCAATTACGAAGTGTATAAGAACGGTTCTAGAAACAGGATTGGCCTGAATAAAAATGTATTCAGTTTCTTATTGGATGGTCAAAAAAACATTCACTTTTCTAATGATATCATTTCAATCAATGAAACACAATCGCTACTTATCACATCTAATAATGTTTTGGTTACCGAACTGGTAGGTGTAAGCTCATACCGTTGTTTACTCTTCTTCTTTTCTCACAAAAACATCACCGATTTTTTATTGAAACATTCCCATTCTTTCAGTCAGAATGCCTCAGATAAAAAGATAACGGATATACCTTATTTCCTCTTAGAGAAAGACAATTTTATCATCCATTATATTCATTCGCTCCAACAGATTTTTGGTTTGCAACAATCTATCTCTCAAAAGATTTTGGAACTGAAATTTGAAGAAATAATGCTTTATCTGGCTGATAAATATGGGACGGTATTTTTAGATTACTTACATTATTTACTAATCAATGAAAGAGAATTATCATTTAAAATGGTAATTGAAAAGAACCTTTATACGAACTTGAATATTGACGAAATAGCCTTTCTGTGCAATATGAGTGCCTCTACTTTTAAGAGAAAATTTATAAGTATATACCAGAAATCTCCAGGGAAATGGTTTCAGAAAAAACGGCTTAACAAGGCCAAAGAATTGTTACATAATAACCAAGTCACACCTTCCGAAATTTTTATGGACTTTGGCTATGGCAGCTTGTCAAATTTTAGTGCAGCCTTTAAAAATGAATTTGGGTATAGCCCCAACCACATCCACTCTAATTGACCTCTTTTCATAACTTATTGAACCAAACTAATAAACGAAGCAGCACTGGTTTTTTCTAATTTTGTCTGATTAAAGAATTGTTTAACTAAAAAATAAAAACAATGAAAAAATTAGGATTGTTAGTTCGGTTGGAAGCAAAGGCCGGCCAAGAAAAAAACGTTGAAGATTTTATTACAGGAGCATTACCGCTTGCTCTTGAAGAAGCCGGTACCGTTACGTGGTATGCATTCCGTATTGATGCTTCTACCTTCGGTATTTACGATACTTTTTCAAACGAAGAAGGCAGAGAGGCACACCTTGGCGGTAAGATCGCAAAAGCATTAATGGAAAATGCACCAGACCTATTGGCAACACCTCCGTCTATTGAAAAATTGGACATTTTAGCTGCCAAATAGCCTAAGATAATACCATTATATTTAAGGGAGGATTTTTCAAAAACTCAGCAAAATTCTCCCTTAATTGTTCAAAAAAATATCTTCTCTTCCTCATTTTTTAGATATTTAAAAAATCAACCCAAAAAAGCTTACGTCCTTTGCATTATCAAATTTAAAGAGATGCAAAAGGTAAAAGAAACCACGGATAAACACCTTGTCCTCGTTGCCGACAGCGATGGGATCAATACCGTTTTCCTGATGCTGGTGGAGCGGCTCAAAGATGACCGTTTGTATGGGGAGCATTTAACGCTGCTCTATGTTTCCGACAATTATGGGTTTGTCTTCAAAGAAGAACTGGATATCCTGACCAAACGTTTTCCAACTCGTTTTTTGACCTGCTACGAAAGTTCCCACCGACAGGAAACACTGGACCCTATTATCAATACCAACACCAAAAAACAAATGGAATTCCATCTTGATCTGGCAGAGGAAGAAAGATAGAGTATATGTTCCGAACTCCACTTTCTCGGCATTGACAACCGCAACATTCATATCATTACCCATCAATTATATCAAAATCATTAAAAAAAATAAAAATGAAAGCAAGATAAAGCAAGATTAGGTTATATCTCCTTGATCGTAGGTTCTATACTGACATTAGGTTCATGTAAGAACAAAGAAGGAGACACAAAAGAGGAAACGAGCCCCTTTTCGGTAGTTGCCCAGAAAATAGAGGAAAATTCATATGCCTCCAATATCTCTGTAAGCGGTAACATCGAAGGAAACAAGACGGTACGACTGGGCTTTATGGTTGCCGGGAAGATTGACAGGATCAACGTGAACGAAGGACAGAACGTCGGACAGGGACAACTCATCGCAACACTCGATCCTTCCAACTACAGCATTGCCAAAGAGATTACCGATGTACAGGTGAACCAGGCAAGCGATGAGTACAGCAGGCTTAAACTCATGCACGACCGAAACAGCCTTAGCGAAAGCGATTTTAAAAAAATCGACTTTACCCTGCAAGGTGTAAAACTCAGTGATATTGACCACCTGATTACAATTTAAAGTGACCACCTTGTTTTGGTTTAAAGTGACCATCTAATTCCGGTGCAAAGTGAGCACCTCGATTTATTTCAAAAAACTACTTTTTTTCGTGTGTTAGTTATTATTTCAAAGATAGATAAATAATTATCCTTTGTTTATGCTTTTTTTCTTCCTCATTGATTCCCCATGCAGTTCAACTCTATGTGATTGATGTATTAGTCTGTCTAAGATTGCATCTGCTATAGTTTTCTCGCCAATTATATCATACCATCCCTGAACCGGGATTTGCGAGGTTACGATAATTGAGCCGTTGTTATGTCTGTCCTCAATGATCTCTAAAAGTGCAATTCTGTTGTGACTGTCAAGAGACTGCAGGCCAAAGTCATCGAGTATGATAACATCCTGTCTTTGTATTTTCGTGAGTTCTCTTAGATAAGTGCCGTCTGCTTTTGCCATTTTGAGCTTTGCAAACAATTTTGCGGAGTTAAAATAACTTACCTTATAACCTTCTATGCAGGCCTGATAGCCAAGTGCTGGTCCTAAAAAGCTTTTGCCGACACCCGTGCTTCCTGTAATTAAGATATTCTCATTCTTTTCTACAAAACTGCACTCTGCAAGCCGGAGTATAAGATTTCTGTCGATGTTTCGGGACTGGTCAAAATTGATGCTTTCAATATTTGATTTGTAGTGGAATCGTGCATTGGCAATACTCCGTTCTATACGTCTGTTGTGTCTTTCATCCCATTCGGCATCTATTATCATTGATATAAACTGATCAAGGGTATAATGATCAGTTTTGCCACTTTCGATAGCTGTCATGAAGGCATTGTGCATTCCATGAAGCTCATCTGCTTCATTTTTGTTACGGTAGATTCATTCATTGTATATTGATTTTAGTTATAATAATTTTTTCCTCTAATATTATTGTGTTCGGGAAGATCCTGTTCCTGTTCCATTTCGTGTTCAATAGATATTTTATCCAGACTGTTATCTAAGATGTTCTGTATAGTTTTAAAATTATAAATCTTAAAGTCCAGAGCGCGTTTACAGGCATTTACTAATCTTTCTGTACCTACTTTCTTTTCAAAAGATAATATCCCTAAACAGCTTTTATAGGCCTGCTCCGGGTGGTTTCTGCTTTCGATTATCTGCATAATGTATTCTCCTACTGCCGGATCAATACTGTTGGCCCAATCAATAAATCTTAGGGCATTCCATTGGGATACAAATTGATGTGTGCTTGCCAGATGTTCAGGATTTGTAGAGTAGATGTAAGGCTTGGGATTTCTGATGTGAGTAGCTATACGATTGTATTTGAAGTAGATTTCAACTGTAGAGTTTGTGTAGAGTAGTTTTACTTTTTTCTTTAAATATTGATAAGGTACACTGTAATAATTCTTATCCTGGCTTAGTTGAACATGTCCATTCTGCATAACTGTTGCTAGAGACTGGTATTTAATCTCAAAGCGTTCCAGAGGAAGCGGTTGCAGTTCATGTCTTTCATCTTCAATAAAGAGTTCAAAACGAGAGTAAGGTCTTCCGGTAAGTTTCTTATTGTTATGAGCATCCAGAAGAGTCCATATCTCCTGATTTAGTTCGTCTATACTGAAGTATTTAGTGTCTTTTAAGTTTGCATAAATTCTTCTGTAAAGTATTTTAACCGCACCTTCGACCAAAGATTTATCTCTTGGTCTATATGCTCTTGCTGGGAGAATAGTAGTCTCATAATGTTCTGCTAAATCTGCCAGAGTTTCATTAATGGTAGGTTCGAAGCGGCTGGTTCGGATTACAGCAGATTTTAAATTGTCTGGTACTATTGCAGCAGGTGTTCCTTCAAAAAAACGCATTGCATTCTCTACCGAAGCTACAAAATCTTCCTTTTGCTGACTCATGGAAGCTTCTGCATAAGTATATTGGCTTGCTCCGAGTATAGCTACAAAAAACTGCACTTCTCTGATCTCTGATGTGCTTTTGTCTAAAATTGAGAGTGTCTTTCCAGCATAATCTACATACATTTTATCACCAGCCTTGTGGTTCATATGCATCACAGGATTTACTTTATTACCCCAGTCCCTGTAACGGTTTCTGAATTGGGTAATTCTCAAGCCATCGGGATTTAAAGCGATATATCTCTCCCACATGATTTGTATGGTAATGCCGGTTTTTTTTAATTCCCGTTCCATCTGTGGAAAATAAGCATAGAGATCCTCGATTCTTGAGGAAAGAACTTCTGCGGGGCCTGGGGAAAACAGTTCATCTAATTCAGTATCGGTTTTCTTGTTGACAGACTCAAGGCTTAATCCAAGCACTTCAAATAAAGAGATGTATTTTTTTACTGTGTTTCCGGAAAGCGATAAATACTTGCTTATAAACAGCTTGTTTTTGCCGTTACAATGTAATTTAATAACTTTTCTAATTTTATTCATGTCTAGTTTGTTATTTGCCATAGCCTGTAGTTTTTATACAGATCCATGGTTTAACAACATGAAAAAGAAGTAGTTTTTAGTGGTCAATTTGAACCGAAACTATGTGGTCAGTTTAAATTGAAAAGTGGTGGTCACTTTATGCTGAAAAAGCGTGGTCAATTTGACCGTTTTTTCCAAATTATCTAAATACTACTGCGCAGGGAGATTCAGCCTTTGCCCAAAGCCTTGCCAAAGAAACCAAAAACATCGAGAGCTGTTTTAATTACATTTTTGGCGAGGTCAAAAAAACAGGATTTTGCGCCTTTGACAATCAGGAAATTTTTGACATGGCTCTCAAATATTATAACGATGACAGTATCGGCACGCCTGCACCAATCAACTGCGGAGTGGTAGTAAATCAGCCTGTAAAGGCTGATTTATTCAATTCTGCCCCTGATGTAACTCCACAGGTCGCAAGACCCGAAACTGTAGTCATACAAACTGCGAAACCTGCACAGAAAACCTTAACACTTTTTGACTTATGAAACCACATACCGCCATAGAGAAACAAATAGTTGCATTAAGCGAATCCCTTGCACCCATTCCCCCCGAAATGCACACTTGGGCAGAAAAGACCATTTTTCTGAAATGGGGTGTTTTATCACGTGGGAAATTTCACTGTCTGGACTGCGGGCATGCTTGGAAACCCGAATCCGAGAAGCAGTCTGCGAAATTTACCGCTTGCTCTGCCTGTAAAGGAAAACTTAAAATACACGGTTGCAATCAGGTGCATTTCAAGGAAATAGAATACAGCGCAGTAGTAACTTGTCTTTCGGATTTTCAGATAGTGCGCATTGTCTGTTCGACCAAACAGATGAAGAAGAACTGTCTGCCTGCCTATTCCCATACCGAAGTAATGCAGCATTGGATAAACCCGAAAGGCGAAGTGCGTACCCTCTCACGCAGTACAAATGTTTTTTCGCACGCATACGATGCATGGCAGTACTATTCGCCCCTTGAAATCCGCCCAAAGGATTTTCAGAAATCTCTCAAGTACCGAATCAGTCCCTACAGGGTTTATCCACGCTTGAAAGTACTCCCTGTCTTAAAACGAAATGGCTTTAAGACAGCTTTTTATGACATAGCACCTCAAATACTACTTTCATCATTATTGAAAGATTCAATTGCCGAAACCCTGATCAAATCAGGGCAGGTTTCATGGCTCCGATATTACCTGCAGTCTGCCGATCAGCACATCATGCGCAATTGGGAAGCGGTAAAAATCTGCCTTAAAAAAAACTATATTGTTTCGGATTTTGGAATTTGGGAAGATTACATGGAGCTTTTGCGTTGGTTTAAAAAAGACCTTAACTCTGCCCTGTACGTTTGCCCCGAAAATCTAAATTTTGAGCATGATAAACTCGTTCAGAGAAAACAGCAGTTGCAGAGAATAAAATACCTTAAGAAAATGCGCCTTGAAATTCTAGAGGCGCAAGGTCTGTATGCTGAGCAGAAAAAACAGTTTTTCGGGCTTTGCTTCACGCAGGCAGGAATCACTATTTCGGTATTGGAGAAAATCAGCGAATTTTTGGAAGAAGGCGACAGCTTAAAACACTGTGTGTTTACCAACGGGTATTATCATAAAAAGGATTCCCTTATTTTATCGGCTAAATCCTGTAATCAATCTGTAGAAACTATCGAATTATCACTGAGCCGAATGGAAATCATCCAATGCAGAGGGCTTAAAAACAAGCCGTCCATACATCATAAACAAATCCTGAATCTGATCAGTAAAAACTTATATCAGATTAGGGAGCGCATGAAAAAAAGAAAAATGCCCGCTGTAAACTAAAGCCGATTAAATTATCGGCTTTTTTTTGTGATGAAATAAAGCCCAAAAGCCCGCCTGCTTGACAGCCGGCGGGCTCGGTTTGTAAATACACTTGGAAGTTGGATGGTGTCTACAAGATTTTCCTGATTAATAAATGATGTAATATACTCTTGGACTTCATTGCGTTTCTCCGTGGCAGTTTCAAAGGTGTTGATATGAAACTCCTCGTCTTGGTCCAAAATATGGATTATCTCGGTGTATCCTTTTGAAATCAGGCTGCCTTTGAGTTTAAGGATGGTGTGCTGCTGGTGGGCATCCAAATCTTTTCTCACCTTCAGTTGTATTGCTGTTTCCATTGTGAAAGATTGGTTTAATTAAATTTATGTCATATCAAATATACGCTAAATTTTGGAATGCCTGAAAAGAAGAATGTATTGAAAATTTTACAGTATCTTAAAATAAAAATTATAAGTCAAGATCGATTCTATTCTCATATTTCCCATGTTCCCTTAATGCCAGATCCATTATGCGCAGGCTTTCCTGGAACTGCGGTTCTTTAAATCGAAATGAAGGTCCTGAAACACAAAGAACCGCAATGGGCCTGTTGTTATAGAATATCGGGATTGCAACACAATTAAGATCGGGGTCATAGGCTTCAATATCCAGGGCATAGCCTCTGCTGCGGATATTTATAATTTCCTTTTCCATTATGGCAAAATCTCCCTTTTCATAATCTTTACTGAGGCTTACTTGTAAATGTTCCGAATAAGCCAGGAAACACTTGCCTATGGCAGTCGTTGTCATTTCGTAATCCTTTCCCATGTTAAGGGTGATTTTCACTGCCCTGTTGGGTTCGCATTTAAGTTCATGCCTGTAATAGGATCCCATCTGTACGGCAAGATAGGAAGACTCATTTGTTAGACTTGATATTTTCTCTAAGAGCGGGCGAAGTTCCTGTTTGAGCTCATTTCGCGAAAATGAGGGAGCATACAGGCATTCTATCTTTGAACTTATTTTATATCTGGGGCTGATATCATCCTGTTCTAAATACCCTAACTCTTTAAGACTGTCCAAAAAACCATGGGCAGTATTCTTCTTTAGGGCTAATGCCTGTGCGACATCATTCAGCCTTACAAAATTCCCGTTTGACGCTATATATTCTAAAATCTGAAACGTTTTTTTTACCGATTGGTTCATAAGTTCGCGTATAACGAACAAATGTACATTTTATCCTTTATACTTCATTAAAAGTTCGAAAAATAAATATATTTGAACCATATTCCATTTTTTTATGGAAGACATTAATATACGTTCTGAAATATTACAGCGGAACTACAAAAACACTACATATGAATAATCCGATTACAAATGTACTGGTTACCGGTGCAAGCAATGGTATAGGTCTTGCTCTTACCAAAAAATTATTACAGGAAGGTGCAGCAGTGATTGCTGTTACTCGTTCAGGGGAAATTACCGATTTTTCGCATCCAAAGCTGACTGTCATTAAAGCTGATATCAGTTCTGAACAAAGCATTAAAAAAGCGGCAGAAAAGGTTAAAGAACTTGGGATCAAATTGGACTGTGTGGTAAACAATGCAGGAGTTGGCCTGGATTTAGGAGATGAAATTCCTACTGAGGAACTAATGAATGCAACATTTGCTACAAATACAACCGGAACTGTGCTGTTTACTGAAGCATTTATAGAGTTTATACAAGATGGCGGCCAGATTGTATTTTTATCAACAGCAATGGCACTTCTTCGTAATCTGGCTCCAAATGCTCCTGCTTACCGAATGTCCAAAGCTGCAATAAACATTTATGCAGTTATGTTAAGCCAAAGGCTTGCAGATAAAAATATACGTGTTACCCCGCTGCATCCAGGATGGGTACAAACCAGAATGGGGGGCGATACAGCTCCGGTAACTCTTGAGAAATCGGTAAATGGCATCTACAAAGCAATTACTGAAAACACCCAGACAGGAAAATTCTGGAATATTGAATTGGACGCGGTTGAAGAATTTTAAGGGCTGATCAGAATAGATTCCTTTTATAAAATAGGATATTTTCCATATCTCAATTTTAACAAATGAAATTAAAACCTGAAATAATTCTGTTTCGGGTTTTAATTTTTATGCCTGTCTGCGCAAAGCCAGTGTTTTAAATATTCTTAATGTAGTTTAAGATAAATTCTTAAACTGGATCATTCCTGTAAAAATCAGAAAAGCGTACTTTTGTCCTTTGCTTTTTTTAATTGAATTAGCAATGCTTCATTAGTATGGCCAAACCTAATTTTTAAAAAGTAACAATTTGATTTACCCCCTTGAGGGTTGCCAGTTCAATAACACAAAAATATCATATGGATTTAATGCGGTTAGAAATTAAGAAAAATATTCAAAAATTGGAAGATACAAATTTGTCATTCCGGGTTTTTGACTTGACCCAAGCCAATATTGAACAATATCTGCAGCCCCATAAAAAGGATCATTTCTGTATTATTTTAGTCGAATCCGGAGATATCAGCATACATATTGAAGACAAAATTTATGCATTAAACTCGGGGAAAATCTCAATTGCATTTCCTGAACAGATACACTTTCTTTCCAATTACAGCAATGATATTACAGGTAAGATCATTTTGTTTGAAGAAGTATTATTTTGTTCGGACATACTTAAAAATGAACTAAGCGCTTACAACGTTAACCTATCGGCACACCTTAACTGCACTGCACTTTCAAAGCCCGAATTCGAACAGGTGCTTCCCATTGTTCAGAACATCCACGATATATATAATATTCCAAGCCTTGTCAGGAAAGAACAGGCACGTTTTTACATTAAAATTTTCCTTCTGGGTCTTATTGAATCCGTTCATGGCCAGCACCCTGTACTCAATCAGGAGTCTGCTTTGACAAACCAGCATCTTTATATCGCTTTCAAAAAATTACTGAACCAGAAGTATAAAACCCAGCGCACCGTTCAGTATTATGCACTGGAGCTTGCAGTCAGCGCCAAAAAACTCAATGCAATAACCAAAAAGCACTGCGGTGAAACTGCCATAAACGCCATCCATAACAGAATTCTTACTGAAATCAAAAGACAGTTACTATTTTCTCACCTCTCACACAAAGAAATTGCATTTGACCTGGGATTCAGCTCCCCCTCTGCCCTAAATAAATTTGTAAAGGCAAAACTAAAAGAAACTCCAACAGATCTTCAAAACGAACTGGCGCAAATTTATACCGCATAGTCCTGTTTGTATAACATCCATCCTTTTCTCCTGTCCTATCTTTGCATCAGTAAATACTACTGTTTCAAAGATGTACAAATTCTTATTGCCTTACAGGCACTGCAGCTTAATTATTTTCTTTAATTCTACTGATCAGGAATTAAAATTATAATTCAAACCTGCCTGTAAAACTGGCAGTATCCATAATCAGAAAATCGCACTAGTATCATTCATCTAACCTTTCCAAAGGGTAAGCTATTTGAATGATAGCAGGCATTTATACGCTTATTTTTAAATAATAAAATATGAATTTCAATAGTTTGATAAAAGAAAACCTGCACAAAATTTTAGAGGAAAACTTAAAATTAGCAGACCAGCTCGACCCTCAGCAGATTGATGCATTGGTGAGCAATATTAAATCAGCCAACCGAATCTTTGTAATGGCAGCCGGCAGAAGCGGACTTGCCTTAAAAATGGCTGCAATGCGTTTTATGCACTTAGGCTATAGTGTATATGTAGTTGGTGAAACTGTTACCCCTGCTATCCTTGAAGGGGACCTGCTGCTTGTAGCATCAGGATCCGGTACGACTTCAACAGTTTTATCCGCGGTAGAAAAAGCAGTAAAACAAAAAGCCGGCGTTGTAGCCATTACCGCCGATGCAGACAGCACCCTGGCCAAATTAGCAACAAATATTCTGCTGATTAATGCTGCCACAAAAACAGATTTTGGCGTATCGGTTTCTAACCAGTATGCAGGAAGCCTTTTTGAACAATTTACATTATTTATACTCGAAAGCGTTTTTATGACCCTTTGGCAGGAATCTGGTTTAACCAAAGAAGACCTGTGGCCGAAACACGCTAACCTTGAATAACTTTTTTTTACAATTAATTTTTTTAAACATTTTTAGACATGACAAAATTACAAGTCGCAATTGATTTACTTACTACAGAAGCAGCATTAGAACTAGCAGCAAAAGTAGCACCTTACGTAGATATTATCGAATTGGGTACTCCCCTTATTAAAGCTGAAGGCCTTAGTGTTGTAACAGCGATGAAAGCAGCATTTCCGGACAAATTGGTTTTTGCTGACATGAAAACTGCCGATACCGGTGCATTGGAAGCAGAAATGGCATTCAAAGCTGGGGCTGACCTTGTAACAGTTATGGGGGCTGTCGATGATGCAACCATCAAAGGAGCTGTAGAAGCAGCAAAAAAATACGGCAGAAAAGTAGTCGTTGATACGATCGGGGTTAAAGGCAGAGTGCAGAGAGCAAAAGAAGTTACTGCTTTTGGAGTAGCTTTTGTTGAATTACACGCAGGTCTTGACGAGCAGGCACTGCCTGGGTACTCTGTACAAACACTGATCAGTGAAGGAAGAGAAGCAAAAGTTCCATTTTCTGTTGCTGGTGGTGTAAACATCGATACAATAAAAGATGTTGTAGCCGCAGGTGCAGATGTAGCTGTAGCAGGTGGTGCAATTTATGGCGCTAAAGACCCGGCTGCTGCCGCAAAAGCATTAAAAGATGCTATAAACAGTGTAACTGTATAATACTTTATCCTTTAAGGCTGGACTATATCTATAGCTTCCAGCCTTAATTTTTCAATAATAAATTTAGATTACTATAACCATTATGAACAATACATTCGATTTTGGCATTGTTGGCTTAGGTGTAATGGGCCGCAATCTGCTGCTAAATATGGCCGATCAGAAATTTGCTGTTGCAGGCCTGGATTTAGATACAGAAAAAGTGTTGTCCCTTACTAAACAGGCAGACGCACAACAGCTCATTAAAGCCACAACAGAAGTGCAGGAATTTGTTTCACTCATCAAGCAGCCCAGGGCAATCATGCTGCTGGTACCCGCAGGAAAACCTGTAGATAATGCGATTGAAAACCTGCTGCCCTACCTTGATAAAGGCGACATCCTTATCGACGGGGGAAATACTTACTTCACCGATACGGACCGCAGGTTCACAGAATTATCATCCAAAGGCATTCATTTTTTCGGGATGGGAATTTCAGGAGGTGAAAAAGGGGCACGATTTGGTCCAAGCCTTATGCCCGGCGGTGACAGAAAGGCTTATGAAAGACTTCGTCCTGTTTTTGAAGCCATAGCAGCAAAAGTTGATGGCGAGCCATGTGTAGCTTATCTGGGTAACGGATCGGCAGGCAACTATGTAAAAATGGCTCATAATGGTATTGAATACGGCATCATGCAGCTTATTTCAGAGATATACGATCTTATGAAACGCGGCTGCAACATGGACGACGATACCATCCAAAAAACATTTGAAGACTGGAATGGCACTGAACTTCAATCCTA from Flavobacterium sp. YJ01 carries:
- the hxlA gene encoding 3-hexulose-6-phosphate synthase — its product is MTKLQVAIDLLTTEAALELAAKVAPYVDIIELGTPLIKAEGLSVVTAMKAAFPDKLVFADMKTADTGALEAEMAFKAGADLVTVMGAVDDATIKGAVEAAKKYGRKVVVDTIGVKGRVQRAKEVTAFGVAFVELHAGLDEQALPGYSVQTLISEGREAKVPFSVAGGVNIDTIKDVVAAGADVAVAGGAIYGAKDPAAAAKALKDAINSVTV
- a CDS encoding helix-turn-helix domain-containing protein, which codes for MEDTNLSFRVFDLTQANIEQYLQPHKKDHFCIILVESGDISIHIEDKIYALNSGKISIAFPEQIHFLSNYSNDITGKIILFEEVLFCSDILKNELSAYNVNLSAHLNCTALSKPEFEQVLPIVQNIHDIYNIPSLVRKEQARFYIKIFLLGLIESVHGQHPVLNQESALTNQHLYIAFKKLLNQKYKTQRTVQYYALELAVSAKKLNAITKKHCGETAINAIHNRILTEIKRQLLFSHLSHKEIAFDLGFSSPSALNKFVKAKLKETPTDLQNELAQIYTA
- the hxlB gene encoding 6-phospho-3-hexuloisomerase, which codes for MNFNSLIKENLHKILEENLKLADQLDPQQIDALVSNIKSANRIFVMAAGRSGLALKMAAMRFMHLGYSVYVVGETVTPAILEGDLLLVASGSGTTSTVLSAVEKAVKQKAGVVAITADADSTLAKLATNILLINAATKTDFGVSVSNQYAGSLFEQFTLFILESVFMTLWQESGLTKEDLWPKHANLE
- a CDS encoding IclR family transcriptional regulator; translated protein: MNQSVKKTFQILEYIASNGNFVRLNDVAQALALKKNTAHGFLDSLKELGYLEQDDISPRYKISSKIECLYAPSFSRNELKQELRPLLEKISSLTNESSYLAVQMGSYYRHELKCEPNRAVKITLNMGKDYEMTTTAIGKCFLAYSEHLQVSLSKDYEKGDFAIMEKEIINIRSRGYALDIEAYDPDLNCVAIPIFYNNRPIAVLCVSGPSFRFKEPQFQESLRIMDLALREHGKYENRIDLDL
- a CDS encoding SDR family NAD(P)-dependent oxidoreductase → MNNPITNVLVTGASNGIGLALTKKLLQEGAAVIAVTRSGEITDFSHPKLTVIKADISSEQSIKKAAEKVKELGIKLDCVVNNAGVGLDLGDEIPTEELMNATFATNTTGTVLFTEAFIEFIQDGGQIVFLSTAMALLRNLAPNAPAYRMSKAAINIYAVMLSQRLADKNIRVTPLHPGWVQTRMGGDTAPVTLEKSVNGIYKAITENTQTGKFWNIELDAVEEF